TGGCGCTGTCTTTTAAGGTCTTCAGGGTCTTTGATTTTCTCTGAAGCCTCTCTTCCTCTATATAAACCCTTCTGGATACAATGACATTGGAACGCCTGCTGTCAATCTTCAAAATCCTAAAGAGCATCTTTTCTCCGATAAGCGTAGCAGTCTCTTTAATCAGCCTCGTATCGACATGGGAAGCCGGCAGGAATGCCTTTACACCCGATATATCGACGAATAATCCACCCTTTGTCTTTGAAAGTATAGTGCCCTCAACCGGAAGTGCCTCTCTCAGAGAGGTCTCTATGAGGTGCCACGCCTTTATCTTAGATGCCCTTTCCTTGGAAAGGGCAAGGGTTCCTTCGGAATCCCTTATGTCTTTCACATAGACATCGACATCTGTGCCAATCCCCATGACAGAGAGCTCATCCGATGAGAATTCCACCTTTGGGATAATCCCTTCTGATTTATAGCCTATATCAACTATAACGCTGTCTCCTTTTATGGCTATTATCTTACCCTTTAGTATAGAGCCTACATGGATGCTGTGAACGGTTTCAGCATAGAGCCTCTCGAGCTCATTATCACGGATTTCCATAACAAAGGCTTCCTCCTATATCTTTAACTCTTTTTTTGACATCATTTATAATCCAATCCGGAGTAGATGCACCTGCGGTTATACCAACTGTCTTTGCACCCTTGAACCAGTTTTTCTTTAGCTCATCCGATGTCTCGATATGATATGTAGGCACTGACAAAGACCTCGATAGGTTGGCAAGCTGTGTAGTGTTTGCACTGTTTTTCCCGCCAACAACTACCATGGCATCAACCCTGTCTGCCATTTCCTCTGTCTCCTTCAGCCTGAGTCGGGTAGAATTGCATATTGTATTATATACTTTTATCTCCTTTGTTTTCTCTATTGCCCTTGAAAGGAGTTTTTTTAGGCTATCGATGGGCTGTGTGGTCTGCACCACAATACCGACCCTTTCCCTTAAAGTCCGCAAGGGTGACTCCACAGACACTACGGCAGAACCTTTGCCTGCATAACTTATAATGCCCTTGACCTCAGGATGGTGCTTGTCGCCCAATATAATGACCTGATAGCCCTCCTCCTTTAGAAGTTTAGCATATTGTTGGGCTTTTTTTACAAACGGGCAGGTTGCATCTACTATCTCATAGCCTTTCTTCTGGGAAAGCAACTGCATCTTTTGAAAGGGGATTCCATGGGTTCTAATTATAATAGCCTGAATATTCCTTTTTCCGAGGTCTTTCAAATTGCTCACTGGCATTACACCAACTTCCTTGAGCTTTTCTATGACCTGCGGATTATGTATAAGCGGGCCAAATGTAAATACGCCTCCTTTTTTCCTCTTTGCCACATCAAAGGCTATATCTATTGCCCTTCTTACGCCAAAACAAAACCCTGCCCTTTTTGCCACAATTACCTTCATGGCTTCAATCCTTTCATTTCCTTAACAATCCTGCTCGATATGTCTTCATCCGAGTATTCGGCTATGCTTATCGGCTCTCCAAATTTAACCCGAATCTTAGAGGGCTTTGGAATCCTTGCACCAATGGGAAGGGCTTTATCTGTGCCCTCTATGAAGGCAGGGACAACATCAGCTCCGCTTAATCGGGCTATAACACTTACGCCTCTTTTCATATCTACGAGGTCTCCGCTCATGCTTCTACTGCCTTGAGGAAACATCACAATCAGCTCACCCCTC
The window above is part of the Nitrospirota bacterium genome. Proteins encoded here:
- the ispH gene encoding 4-hydroxy-3-methylbut-2-enyl diphosphate reductase produces the protein MKVIVAKRAGFCFGVRRAIDIAFDVAKRKKGGVFTFGPLIHNPQVIEKLKEVGVMPVSNLKDLGKRNIQAIIIRTHGIPFQKMQLLSQKKGYEIVDATCPFVKKAQQYAKLLKEEGYQVIILGDKHHPEVKGIISYAGKGSAVVSVESPLRTLRERVGIVVQTTQPIDSLKKLLSRAIEKTKEIKVYNTICNSTRLRLKETEEMADRVDAMVVVGGKNSANTTQLANLSRSLSVPTYHIETSDELKKNWFKGAKTVGITAGASTPDWIINDVKKRVKDIGGSLCYGNP